A window of the Acidobacteriota bacterium genome harbors these coding sequences:
- the ybaK gene encoding Cys-tRNA(Pro) deacylase, with protein sequence MAKADYPITQAVRVLRDKKITFTPHLYDYQEKGGTRRSSEELGVDEHTVVKTLVMEDEARRALIVLMHGDREVSTKQLARQLGVKSIQPCDPNTAQKHTGYLVGGTSPFGTRANLPVYVERTVFALPKIYINGGKRGFLVEINPQVLREVLPVTEVEVAIAL encoded by the coding sequence ATGGCAAAAGCAGATTATCCGATTACTCAAGCTGTGCGTGTTTTGCGTGATAAGAAAATCACCTTCACGCCGCACCTTTATGATTATCAGGAAAAAGGCGGCACGCGGCGCTCTTCCGAAGAACTCGGCGTCGATGAACATACGGTTGTGAAAACTCTGGTGATGGAAGATGAAGCGCGGCGGGCGCTGATTGTCTTGATGCACGGCGACCGCGAAGTTTCGACCAAACAACTCGCCCGCCAGCTTGGCGTCAAAAGCATTCAACCTTGCGACCCGAACACCGCGCAAAAACACACGGGTTATTTAGTCGGCGGCACCAGTCCTTTTGGCACGCGCGCGAATTTGCCGGTCTATGTAGAGCGGACGGTTTTCGCTTTGCCGAAAATTTATATCAACGGCGGCAAACGCGGTTTTTTAGTTGAAATCAACCCCCAGGTGCTGCGCGAAGTGTTGCCGGTAACCGAAGTCGAAGTGGCGATTGCTCTTTGA
- the msrP gene encoding protein-methionine-sulfoxide reductase catalytic subunit MsrP, protein MLIKKADDFKSSEITDENLVLNRRNFIRGAALAATTLGTGWLYRTLTSNSKVTPSAQPIANVEATSQPAGLLPGEKLNSFEDITNYNNFYEFTTNKQGVASVAKNFISRPWTVEVAGLCRKPKTYDLDELTRLWKPEERVYRLRCVEGWSMVIPWIGFPLASLLKEVEPLSNARFVEFVTVVDPKQMPNQRGTDVLDWPYVEGLRMDEALHPLVILSTGLYGKELLPQNGAPIRLVVPWKYGFKSIKSIVKIRLVENQPKTTWQEANSREYGFYSNVNPGVDHPRWSQATERRIGEFGRRDTILFNGYGDQVASLYADMDLRKNF, encoded by the coding sequence ATGTTGATTAAAAAAGCAGACGACTTTAAATCAAGCGAGATTACCGACGAAAATCTGGTGTTGAACCGCCGCAATTTTATTCGCGGCGCGGCGCTTGCCGCGACCACCTTGGGAACCGGTTGGCTCTACCGCACGCTCACCTCAAACAGCAAAGTAACGCCAAGTGCTCAACCGATTGCCAATGTCGAAGCAACTTCGCAACCGGCGGGACTCCTGCCGGGCGAAAAATTGAATTCCTTTGAAGACATCACCAACTACAACAACTTCTACGAATTTACGACTAACAAACAAGGGGTCGCATCGGTCGCCAAAAATTTCATATCGCGTCCGTGGACGGTCGAAGTCGCCGGGCTTTGTCGCAAACCGAAAACTTATGACCTTGATGAACTCACGCGGCTTTGGAAACCGGAAGAGCGCGTCTATCGTTTGCGTTGTGTCGAAGGCTGGTCAATGGTCATCCCGTGGATTGGTTTTCCGCTTGCGAGTTTGTTGAAAGAGGTTGAACCGTTATCAAATGCCAGGTTCGTCGAGTTCGTCACTGTGGTTGACCCGAAACAGATGCCCAATCAACGCGGCACCGATGTATTGGATTGGCCCTATGTCGAGGGACTGAGAATGGATGAAGCGTTGCATCCGCTCGTGATTCTTTCAACCGGGCTTTACGGCAAAGAATTGTTGCCGCAAAATGGCGCGCCGATCCGTCTGGTCGTGCCGTGGAAATACGGATTCAAGAGCATCAAATCCATCGTCAAAATTCGCCTGGTTGAAAATCAACCTAAGACGACGTGGCAGGAAGCGAACTCCCGCGAATATGGATTCTATTCTAACGTCAACCCAGGCGTAGACCATCCGCGCTGGTCACAAGCGACGGAACGTCGCATTGGGGAATTCGGCAGGCGCGATACGATTTTATTCAACGGTTACGGCGATCAGGTCGCAAGCCTCTACGCAGACATGGATTTGCGGAAGAATTTTTAG
- a CDS encoding YceH family protein, with translation MKTLLNEVEVRVLGCLVEKQITLPDYYPLSLNALINACNQKSSRNPVVAYDEQTVMRALDSLRDKGLAWVFRGADSRVPKYGHVFEKSFELNQEEIAVLCVLMLRGAQTPGEIRTRCNPLWNFDSLDEVEAALQRLLERDTGALVVKLPRQAGTKEARFMHLLAGEVKVDYEEAPPAREASAPRTRIDEERIIQLETQVATLNQELSDLRQQFLDFKKQFE, from the coding sequence ATGAAAACTCTATTGAATGAAGTTGAAGTTCGCGTTCTTGGTTGTCTGGTTGAAAAACAGATTACTTTGCCCGATTACTACCCGCTGTCACTTAATGCGCTTATCAACGCCTGCAATCAGAAATCGAGTCGCAACCCGGTGGTTGCTTACGATGAGCAGACGGTGATGCGCGCCCTCGATAGTTTGCGCGATAAAGGTTTGGCGTGGGTATTTCGCGGCGCAGACAGTCGGGTTCCGAAATATGGTCATGTCTTTGAGAAAAGTTTTGAGTTGAACCAGGAAGAGATTGCGGTGCTTTGTGTATTGATGCTTCGCGGCGCGCAAACGCCCGGCGAAATTCGCACGCGCTGCAATCCGCTGTGGAATTTCGACAGCCTTGATGAAGTCGAAGCCGCTTTGCAACGTTTGCTTGAACGCGATACCGGCGCGTTGGTCGTCAAATTGCCGCGCCAGGCGGGAACCAAAGAAGCCCGGTTTATGCATTTGCTCGCGGGGGAAGTCAAGGTGGATTATGAAGAAGCGCCGCCTGCGCGCGAAGCCAGCGCGCCGCGCACTCGCATTGATGAAGAGCGCATCATTCAACTTGAAACGCAAGTGGCAACTTTAAACCAGGAGCTTTCCGATTTACGCCAGCAATTTTTAGATTTTAAAAAACAGTTTGAATAG
- a CDS encoding DUF1223 domain-containing protein, which produces MKLRITLFLTMCAMLLMGFSLVRHYTKVRAEAEFNRDLAMLKETVAVADGKRVPVLVELFTSEGCSSCPPADALLMQLDQLQPIAGAEVIALSQHVDYWNYIGWNDPYSSPFFSRRQEAYSLSFGGDRVYTPQMIVDGQREFVGSRVAQARDEIARAAGQSKATVNIALLASNPKDAQLEITIENLPPRTSTDTTEILLAIAENNLSSSVSRGENSGRKLAHTAVVRQMKVIGKLNANEKSFSFNHTIAIEKNWKRDNLKVVAFIQERDSRKVLGAASIKL; this is translated from the coding sequence ATGAAATTAAGAATAACGCTGTTTTTAACCATGTGCGCGATGTTGCTGATGGGCTTTTCGCTGGTTCGCCATTATACAAAAGTGCGCGCCGAAGCCGAATTTAATCGTGATTTAGCGATGTTGAAAGAGACGGTTGCTGTCGCCGATGGCAAGCGCGTTCCGGTGCTGGTCGAATTATTCACTTCGGAAGGCTGTTCAAGTTGTCCGCCCGCCGATGCTCTGCTTATGCAATTAGACCAATTGCAACCCATCGCCGGTGCCGAAGTCATCGCCCTCAGCCAGCACGTCGATTACTGGAATTATATCGGCTGGAACGATCCCTATTCGTCGCCGTTTTTTAGCCGCAGACAGGAAGCCTATTCATTGTCATTTGGCGGCGACCGGGTTTATACGCCGCAAATGATTGTTGACGGACAACGCGAATTTGTCGGCAGCCGCGTTGCCCAAGCCCGCGATGAAATCGCCAGAGCCGCCGGGCAATCGAAAGCGACGGTCAATATCGCTTTGCTTGCTTCAAATCCGAAAGACGCCCAACTCGAAATTACAATTGAAAATTTGCCCCCCAGAACCTCGACCGACACGACAGAAATTTTACTTGCCATCGCGGAAAACAATTTGAGTTCAAGTGTGTCGCGCGGCGAAAATTCGGGGCGCAAACTCGCGCACACTGCTGTGGTGCGCCAGATGAAAGTCATCGGCAAACTGAACGCCAACGAAAAATCGTTCAGCTTCAATCACACAATCGCCATTGAAAAAAACTGGAAGCGCGATAATCTAAAAGTTGTCGCTTTCATTCAGGAACGTGACAGTCGCAAAGTGCTGGGCGCAGCTTCGATAAAACTTTAA
- the sulP gene encoding sulfate permease translates to MHTKLEPKFITILRGGYTRKHFFADLAAGLTVGIVALPLAIAFAIASGVKPEQGLYTAIIAGFVIAVLGGSRAQISGPTGAFIVIIYGIVQQYGYSGLATATLIAGVLLIVMGVARMGALLKFIPYPVIIGFTGGIALIIFSSQIKDFFGLKMDLVPAEFIEKWLEYGKHFATLNPYALGVGLASLLIIIIWPRITHRIPSPLVAILVMTAIVQFFHLPVETIGSRFGNVPNHFPAPHLPLVTWQLVQQMFSPGVTIALLAALESLLAAVVADGMMGTRHRSNMELIAQGAGNIASILFGGIPATGAIARTATNIKSGGRTPVAAIIHAVTLALILVFLGQWAALIPMTTLAAILIIVAYNMSEWHAFVQLFKSPKSDIAVLVTTFLLTVLIDLTVAIQVGVILGAFLFIQRMSNETQVSLITENLRERDESETRDLSKLAIPRGVEIFEIYGSLFFGAIERFKDAMRRVEKTPKVLILRMRNVVVIDASGLQVMEELLASSQRKGIYLLLSAVSAQPFVAMQQSGFLGRLGEENIAKDIYEALERAELILENTQIERTRHD, encoded by the coding sequence ATGCACACAAAATTAGAACCTAAATTTATCACCATTTTGCGCGGAGGTTACACGCGCAAACACTTCTTTGCCGATTTAGCCGCCGGATTAACCGTTGGCATCGTTGCTCTCCCACTCGCTATCGCTTTTGCGATTGCTTCCGGCGTCAAACCCGAACAGGGTCTTTATACCGCCATCATCGCCGGTTTCGTCATCGCCGTGCTTGGCGGCAGCCGCGCTCAAATCAGCGGACCCACAGGCGCGTTCATCGTCATTATCTACGGCATCGTTCAACAATACGGCTATTCGGGACTGGCGACCGCGACCTTGATTGCCGGCGTGCTGTTAATCGTGATGGGAGTTGCGCGAATGGGCGCGCTGCTCAAATTCATTCCTTATCCGGTCATCATCGGGTTTACGGGTGGCATCGCGCTAATCATTTTCTCTTCGCAAATCAAAGATTTTTTCGGCTTAAAGATGGATTTGGTGCCCGCCGAATTTATTGAAAAATGGCTGGAATACGGAAAACATTTTGCGACTTTGAATCCTTATGCGCTCGGCGTTGGCTTAGCGTCGTTGCTGATTATTATTATCTGGCCGCGCATCACCCACCGCATACCCAGCCCGCTGGTGGCGATTCTGGTGATGACTGCGATTGTCCAATTTTTTCACCTGCCGGTTGAAACCATTGGCAGCCGCTTCGGCAATGTCCCGAATCATTTTCCCGCGCCACATTTGCCGTTGGTTACCTGGCAACTGGTTCAACAAATGTTTTCACCGGGGGTGACGATTGCTTTGCTGGCGGCGCTTGAATCACTGCTAGCGGCAGTCGTAGCAGACGGTATGATGGGAACCCGGCATCGCTCGAATATGGAATTGATTGCCCAGGGCGCAGGCAATATCGCTTCAATCCTGTTTGGCGGCATTCCCGCAACCGGGGCGATTGCCCGCACCGCAACCAATATCAAAAGCGGTGGGCGCACCCCTGTGGCTGCCATCATTCATGCGGTGACGCTTGCGTTGATTCTGGTCTTTCTGGGGCAGTGGGCGGCGCTCATTCCGATGACTACGCTTGCGGCAATTTTAATCATTGTCGCCTACAACATGAGCGAATGGCATGCGTTTGTGCAACTATTCAAAAGTCCGAAAAGCGATATTGCGGTTCTGGTGACAACGTTTTTGCTTACCGTGTTGATTGATTTAACCGTCGCCATTCAGGTAGGCGTGATTCTCGGCGCGTTTTTATTCATTCAACGCATGTCGAATGAAACCCAGGTGTCATTGATTACGGAAAACCTCAGAGAGCGCGATGAAAGCGAAACGCGAGACCTGTCAAAATTGGCGATTCCGCGCGGCGTCGAGATTTTTGAAATTTACGGTTCGTTATTTTTCGGGGCGATTGAGCGATTCAAAGATGCCATGCGGCGGGTTGAAAAGACGCCTAAAGTGTTAATTCTTAGAATGCGCAATGTTGTAGTCATCGACGCTTCGGGGTTGCAGGTCATGGAAGAGTTGCTTGCCAGTTCTCAACGCAAAGGTATTTATTTATTGCTTTCGGCAGTTTCTGCACAACCGTTTGTAGCCATGCAACAATCAGGATTTCTTGGGCGTCTGGGCGAAGAAAATATTGCCAAAGATATTTACGAAGCGTTGGAACGCGCCGAGTTGATTCTGGAAAATACCCAGATAGAAAGGACGCGACACGATTAA
- a CDS encoding 2Fe-2S iron-sulfur cluster-binding protein yields MTHNSGSLFAAYLNSHNEEKWREVIESLLPAIHVVDKAATQIWFYFYPLSLHQALEQAQDCEALAKRLLLKGKYSLKEQIDSSHTFLYGHRYWSQVKSAVAQFATSNTAPKSLELAAQIKDVALEVGKQIGVDASLLVGITAVAFMTLQQVGIAAFKAAPGTLHISKKAAHKTPEQVLANRAKDEGQGLLGFLRGYRKIFKVTFDENDDEAHFPIINTQQITTAAAEDKRDYYPKDSRCVTGEGAIPIECRSGACGTCWVGILGGIENTSDIAGLEYRKMPDFGYILSEEDKPLIRLACQTQVTGPVSIVIPPWSGVFGKFIRALKDEDNEQSNVSY; encoded by the coding sequence ATGACACATAACAGTGGTTCTTTATTTGCAGCATACTTAAATTCACACAATGAAGAAAAATGGCGAGAAGTAATTGAATCGCTTCTGCCGGCGATTCACGTGGTCGATAAAGCAGCAACCCAAATCTGGTTTTATTTCTATCCGCTCTCACTGCATCAGGCTCTTGAACAAGCCCAAGACTGTGAAGCCTTGGCGAAACGATTGTTGCTCAAAGGCAAGTATTCTTTAAAAGAGCAGATTGATTCGTCACACACCTTTTTGTACGGGCATCGTTACTGGTCGCAGGTCAAATCCGCCGTCGCGCAATTTGCCACTTCAAACACCGCGCCGAAAAGTCTGGAACTCGCGGCGCAAATCAAAGATGTTGCCTTGGAAGTCGGAAAGCAGATTGGCGTGGATGCCTCATTACTTGTCGGTATCACGGCGGTCGCGTTTATGACCTTGCAACAGGTTGGCATTGCCGCATTCAAAGCTGCGCCCGGTACGCTGCACATCAGCAAAAAGGCGGCGCACAAAACGCCCGAACAGGTTTTAGCAAATCGCGCCAAAGACGAAGGGCAGGGACTGTTGGGGTTCCTGCGTGGCTATCGCAAAATTTTCAAAGTCACCTTTGATGAAAACGACGATGAAGCGCATTTCCCAATCATTAACACGCAGCAAATCACCACCGCCGCTGCCGAAGACAAACGCGATTATTACCCCAAAGATTCGCGTTGCGTAACCGGCGAAGGGGCGATTCCGATTGAATGCCGGTCGGGGGCTTGCGGCACCTGTTGGGTTGGCATCCTTGGCGGCATTGAAAATACCAGCGATATTGCCGGGCTTGAATACCGCAAGATGCCCGATTTCGGCTATATCCTGAGCGAAGAAGACAAGCCGCTCATTCGCCTGGCTTGTCAAACACAGGTCACGGGTCCGGTATCAATTGTGATTCCCCCGTGGAGTGGCGTCTTCGGAAAATTTATTCGCGCTTTAAAAGATGAAGATAACGAACAGAGTAATGTGAGTTACTAG
- a CDS encoding protein-methionine-sulfoxide reductase heme-binding subunit MsrQ produces the protein MKEEIGFIKLLVFVNALVPLALLSYDAYYHRLGANPLEFFTWTTGTLTLVFLIIALLVTPLRKILGLPWMIKLRRMTGLFAFFYGFLHLVAYVWFDKSFQLGAVTEDVVKRPFIAFGMLGFFLMIPLAVTSTQGWVKRLGGKNWNRLHKLAYLAPVAGVIHYYLKVKTDVRIPVWFGVALAVLLIYRLLNKYAPQLTQKQPARTQARPE, from the coding sequence ATGAAAGAAGAAATCGGTTTTATCAAATTATTGGTGTTCGTCAATGCTTTGGTGCCGCTGGCACTCCTGAGTTATGACGCCTACTATCATCGGCTCGGCGCGAATCCTTTGGAATTTTTCACCTGGACGACGGGAACCTTGACGTTGGTGTTCTTGATAATCGCCTTGCTGGTGACGCCGCTTAGAAAAATTTTAGGGCTTCCGTGGATGATAAAACTCAGAAGAATGACCGGGCTTTTCGCATTCTTTTATGGCTTTTTGCATCTTGTGGCTTATGTGTGGTTCGACAAATCTTTTCAACTCGGCGCGGTCACCGAAGACGTTGTGAAACGCCCGTTCATCGCTTTTGGGATGCTCGGATTTTTTTTGATGATACCGCTCGCCGTTACTTCAACGCAGGGTTGGGTGAAGCGTCTGGGCGGGAAAAACTGGAATCGTTTGCATAAACTCGCTTATCTTGCGCCGGTCGCCGGAGTGATTCATTACTACTTGAAAGTCAAAACCGATGTCCGTATTCCTGTATGGTTCGGCGTCGCGCTGGCGGTGTTATTGATTTATCGTTTGCTGAACAAATACGCGCCGCAATTGACGCAAAAACAACCTGCAAGAACGCAGGCGCGACCTGAATAA
- a CDS encoding aldehyde dehydrogenase family protein has product MIHIPILRKGNPYKSVDVSTTPHHQTREPFVEISQANGGLIRRDLLTQHQSRLALTKFSTEELLAISRQAAEYFLNDSLPLGDGEQSPQDYVEQLSATTGMPFVMVRKNMRKIYNALAQMRSVIDGLTRGLDLQILDSGFGAHEGHAVGFYPRGDTLGVVLPSNSPGVHSLWIPAIALKTALVLKPGAAEPWSPYRIIQAFIKAGISREAFYFYPTSHAGAADILRMSGRGMMFGDVAAVGKFKNDPRIELHGPGYSKVVIGEDCIDEWEKYIDVIASSILENGGRSCINASGVWVPRHADKIAQALAERFAQVMPLAADDDNAQIAPFADGAVGERISAMVDGGLMEEGAQDLTAAYRNGERIAHLNGCTYLLPTVVLCNSPEHTLANKEFLFPYASVVTVSQDEIPERLGQTLVLTAITRDESLIERLITSRLVDRLNIGAIPTWQIGWDQPHEGNLFEHLYARRAFQRARA; this is encoded by the coding sequence ATGATACACATACCCATTCTCAGAAAAGGCAATCCTTATAAAAGCGTTGACGTTTCGACGACTCCGCATCATCAGACCCGCGAACCCTTTGTGGAAATTTCGCAAGCCAACGGCGGTCTGATTCGCCGCGATCTGCTCACCCAACACCAAAGCCGCCTGGCGCTGACGAAATTTTCTACCGAAGAGTTACTCGCGATTTCCAGGCAGGCTGCGGAATATTTTTTAAACGATAGCTTGCCGCTTGGTGACGGCGAGCAATCGCCGCAGGATTATGTCGAGCAGTTATCGGCAACCACCGGCATGCCGTTTGTGATGGTGCGCAAAAATATGCGCAAGATTTATAACGCGCTCGCCCAGATGCGCAGCGTTATTGACGGGCTGACACGGGGACTTGATTTGCAGATTCTCGATTCGGGGTTTGGCGCTCACGAAGGTCACGCGGTCGGTTTTTACCCGCGCGGCGATACGCTTGGCGTCGTCTTGCCGAGCAATTCGCCCGGCGTACATTCATTGTGGATTCCGGCGATTGCCCTCAAAACGGCGCTGGTTTTAAAACCCGGCGCGGCTGAACCGTGGTCGCCTTATCGCATCATTCAAGCCTTCATCAAAGCGGGTATTTCGCGTGAAGCATTTTATTTTTATCCGACATCGCACGCGGGTGCGGCGGATATTTTAAGAATGAGCGGGCGCGGCATGATGTTCGGCGATGTCGCGGCGGTCGGCAAATTCAAAAACGACCCGCGCATTGAATTGCACGGGCCCGGTTACAGCAAAGTTGTCATCGGCGAAGATTGTATAGACGAATGGGAAAAATATATTGATGTGATTGCTTCTTCGATTTTGGAAAACGGCGGGCGTTCGTGCATCAATGCCTCGGGCGTCTGGGTGCCGCGTCACGCAGATAAAATCGCTCAAGCCTTGGCTGAACGTTTCGCTCAAGTGATGCCGCTGGCTGCCGATGATGACAACGCGCAAATCGCGCCGTTTGCCGATGGCGCGGTTGGTGAACGCATTTCGGCGATGGTTGATGGCGGATTAATGGAAGAAGGCGCGCAGGATTTGACCGCCGCTTATCGCAACGGCGAACGCATCGCGCATTTGAATGGCTGTACCTACTTGCTGCCGACCGTGGTGCTGTGCAATTCGCCTGAACACACTTTGGCGAATAAAGAATTCCTCTTCCCCTATGCAAGTGTCGTGACCGTGAGTCAAGACGAAATTCCCGAACGCCTGGGGCAGACATTGGTGCTAACGGCAATCACGCGGGATGAATCGTTAATCGAGCGTTTGATTACTTCGCGCTTGGTTGACCGTTTAAACATCGGCGCGATTCCGACCTGGCAAATCGGTTGGGATCAACCGCACGAAGGCAATCTCTTTGAACACCTCTATGCGCGGCGGGCATTTCAACGCGCAAGGGCTTAA
- a CDS encoding DUF4351 domain-containing protein, whose protein sequence is MSREPIRADSVILSAKTGEIFHIEFQTTAQSKIPLPLRMLDYYVGLKRLHLTNPIRQVLIVLKATGEKVVDEYRDEHTHHAYTVVRMWEQDAKALMKFGGLLPLAALCRTESGESLLSELASRIGMLKSSQQRRETLTFSQVLAGLRYNKNIVYGILKESDMLEESSVYQDILQKGVKRGLVQGEQNIVLRLLTRKLGRLSPKIHRQIESLSSKQLEKMSDELLDFKTKADLIAWLDKNSSTH, encoded by the coding sequence ATGAGTCGTGAGCCAATTCGCGCCGATTCGGTAATTTTGTCAGCTAAAACCGGCGAGATTTTTCATATTGAATTTCAAACCACTGCGCAAAGTAAAATTCCTTTGCCGCTCAGGATGCTTGATTATTACGTTGGTCTCAAACGCTTGCACCTTACTAATCCCATCCGGCAAGTTTTGATTGTTTTGAAAGCGACCGGCGAAAAAGTGGTTGACGAATATCGCGATGAACATACGCATCATGCCTATACGGTGGTGCGAATGTGGGAACAGGACGCAAAAGCCTTAATGAAATTCGGCGGCTTGCTTCCTTTGGCGGCGTTATGCCGAACCGAATCCGGCGAAAGTTTATTGAGCGAATTGGCGAGCCGGATTGGTATGTTAAAATCGTCACAACAACGACGCGAGACGCTGACTTTTTCTCAAGTGTTGGCGGGATTGCGGTACAATAAAAATATCGTTTATGGGATTTTGAAGGAGAGCGATATGTTGGAAGAATCATCGGTTTATCAGGACATTTTACAAAAGGGCGTGAAGCGAGGTTTGGTTCAAGGCGAACAAAATATCGTTTTGCGATTGCTGACTCGTAAGCTTGGCAGGTTGTCGCCTAAAATCCATCGTCAAATAGAAAGTCTTTCTTCAAAACAGCTTGAAAAAATGAGCGATGAGTTATTGGATTTCAAAACCAAAGCTGACCTCATTGCCTGGCTCGATAAAAATTCCTCGACTCATTAG
- a CDS encoding CBS domain-containing protein: MGEHDIALEHDDRQALGFMQSLLADIAALEQMLESGLIESGARRIGAEQEMFLVDDSMRPAPVSMEILAEGKDPRLTTEIGRFNLEANLSPQLFQGRCLQLMERELEEVVAIARRGAQACDADIVLTGILPTIRHSDLSLENLAPNPRYAELNRAVNLLRGGSFNVYIKGLDALHLTHDNVMLEACCTSFQVHLQVSAQEFVGFYNLAQAITAPVMAVSTNSPLLLGNRLWHETRIALFQHSVDERSSARYVRGYPARVTFGNQWLAHSILEIFREQVARYRVILTKHIEEDPLGALERGKLPELSALRLHNGTVWRWNRPCYGILDGKAHLRIENRVIPSGPTMLDEIANAAFFLGLMNALPDEYGDVRQIMSFDDAKENFYAAARHGLNAQFSWVNGRRIPAPELVLDHLLPLAHQGLEKAAVPVEDRDRYLGTIEERVRRDQNGSLWILRSLAAMHEQGTREQRHQALVATMLKEQKLNNPVHTWELAKLSGFRDWANSFRTLSQFMTTDLFTLRPDDLIDLAASVMDWRHIRHIPVEDNEGHLIGLVSHRDLLKMLYHRTTDKKSEPIKVKEIMKSEPLTATPDTSIIEAMELMREHRVGCLPIVEDGQLVGIVTAYDFLTISADLIRKIFSEIENDDPVS; this comes from the coding sequence ATGGGGGAACATGATATTGCTCTCGAACATGATGACCGGCAGGCGCTCGGGTTTATGCAATCGTTGCTTGCCGATATTGCCGCGCTTGAACAGATGTTGGAAAGCGGGTTGATTGAAAGCGGCGCGCGCAGAATCGGAGCCGAGCAGGAGATGTTTCTGGTGGATGATTCCATGCGTCCTGCGCCGGTCTCTATGGAGATTCTCGCTGAAGGTAAAGACCCGCGGCTTACTACGGAAATCGGCAGGTTCAATCTCGAAGCCAATCTTTCGCCACAACTTTTTCAAGGTCGCTGTCTGCAATTGATGGAACGCGAGTTGGAAGAGGTTGTTGCCATTGCCAGACGCGGCGCACAAGCCTGTGATGCCGATATTGTTTTAACCGGCATCTTACCGACCATTCGTCATTCAGATTTGTCCCTTGAAAACCTTGCGCCCAATCCGCGATACGCCGAACTCAATCGCGCTGTGAATCTGCTGCGCGGCGGCTCTTTTAATGTTTACATCAAAGGTTTGGATGCCCTGCACCTGACCCACGATAACGTCATGCTGGAAGCCTGTTGCACAAGCTTTCAGGTTCACTTGCAAGTCAGCGCCCAAGAGTTCGTCGGCTTTTATAATCTGGCGCAGGCGATAACCGCGCCGGTGATGGCGGTCTCAACCAATTCGCCGCTATTGCTCGGCAATCGTTTGTGGCACGAAACGCGAATCGCGCTCTTTCAACATTCGGTTGATGAACGCTCAAGCGCGCGCTATGTGCGCGGCTATCCGGCGCGCGTCACCTTTGGCAATCAGTGGTTGGCGCATTCGATTCTGGAAATTTTTCGCGAACAGGTGGCGCGCTACCGTGTGATTTTGACCAAGCATATAGAAGAAGACCCGCTGGGCGCGCTTGAACGCGGCAAACTCCCGGAGCTTTCGGCGTTGCGTTTACATAATGGCACGGTCTGGCGTTGGAATCGCCCTTGTTACGGCATACTCGACGGCAAAGCGCATCTGCGGATTGAAAACCGCGTCATTCCGTCGGGTCCAACGATGCTCGATGAAATAGCAAACGCTGCGTTTTTTCTGGGACTGATGAACGCGCTCCCGGATGAATATGGTGACGTCCGGCAAATCATGTCGTTCGATGATGCGAAAGAGAATTTTTATGCGGCGGCGCGGCACGGATTGAATGCGCAATTCAGTTGGGTGAACGGTCGCCGGATTCCCGCGCCGGAACTCGTTCTCGACCATCTCTTGCCGCTGGCGCATCAAGGGCTGGAAAAAGCCGCCGTGCCGGTGGAAGACCGCGACCGTTATCTTGGCACCATCGAAGAGCGCGTCAGGCGCGACCAGAACGGCTCGCTCTGGATATTGCGTTCGCTTGCGGCGATGCACGAACAGGGTACGCGCGAACAAAGGCATCAGGCACTGGTGGCAACCATGCTCAAAGAACAAAAGCTGAATAACCCGGTGCACACTTGGGAACTCGCCAAACTGTCGGGCTTTCGCGATTGGGCGAATAGTTTTCGCACCCTCAGTCAATTTATGACGACGGATTTGTTTACTCTAAGACCCGATGATTTGATTGACCTCGCGGCATCGGTGATGGATTGGCGGCACATTCGTCACATTCCGGTTGAAGACAATGAAGGACATTTGATCGGTCTGGTGTCGCATAGAGATTTGCTCAAGATGCTCTATCATCGCACGACCGATAAAAAATCCGAGCCGATTAAAGTGAAAGAGATTATGAAATCGGAGCCGCTCACCGCAACCCCCGACACCTCGATTATCGAAGCGATGGAACTGATGCGCGAACATCGCGTCGGCTGTTTGCCAATCGTTGAAGACGGTCAACTGGTTGGCATCGTCACCGCATATGATTTTTTAACCATTTCCGCCGATTTAATTAGAAAAATTTTTTCAGAGATTGAAAACGACGACCCGGTCAGCTAA